From the genome of Phycisphaerae bacterium:
ATCGTCGTCCCCACCACTGCCAACCTGCTGTATGCCATTGGTACCGTAAGCCACAGAACCGTAGAAACTGCTGGGATTCAAATCGATGAAACTTTCTGCGCTGCCGTTCCAAAGCAAGGCATGTCCATCACCACTGCCAACCTGCTGCGTGCCGCTGATTCCGTAAGCCTGAGAACTATTGAATCCGCTGGGATTCAAATCAACAACACTTTCTGCGCTGCCGTTCCAAAGCAAGGCATGGTCATCCCCATAACCAACCTGCTGTGTACCGCTGATGTCGCGAGCCACAGAGGAATTAAATCCGCTGGGATGCAAATCGACACAGCTTGCGGCAGTTCCGCTCCAAAGCAAGGCGTGTTTTAGGTTAGCATAGGAAGATGGCTCAACACCACCATAACCAACCTGTTGCGTGCCATTGGTTCTATAAGCGAAAGACTCATCAAATAATCCGTCAGGGTGCAAATCTACACAACTCGCCGCACTGCCGGCCCAGAGTAAGGCGTGCCATGTTTTACCTATACCCCAATCTTTACCTGCTCCAACCTGTTGTGTACCACATATTCCATAAGCAATGGAATATGTGAATCCGCTGGGAGTCAAGTCGATAAAACTATCCGCACTGCCGTTCCAAAGCAAGGCATTCAGTGAAGGACCATATCCGACCTGCTGTGTACCGCTGATCCCGTAAGCCAAAGAACCATAATATCCGCCGGGAGTCAAGTCAATTGCTGTATAGTTTACGCCCCAAACCTGACTTACTGCGACTGTGATAGCAAGTAACGTTACTCTGATATTACGATAATTAGTTTTCATTTTCTTCTCCTTCTAAAAAGTTAATAAATAAAAAACTAAATTCAAGAGAACCTCTCCGGTGCAAATTTTGCGCGCACCACCTAACGCCGTTTGTTGACAAACTATTGTTCAACTATTGATTAATATTTATGCACACGCTCGGCCAGCAAGCCATTATTTAATACAATTATCTGCTTTAATATGCTCCAGTACTTCATCGAGTTTGCAAAAGGCCAGACAAGTTACCGTGTCAGCCCCGCCGTAATAAATTGCTATACGGCCGGTTGGTTTATCATACAGAGAGGCGCATGGAAAAACGACATTCGGCACATCGCCTACACATTCATAATTTTCCTGCGGCGAAAGCAGATACGACGAGGTTCTGTAAATAACCTTCCACGGCTGGTCCAAATCAAGCAGAGCCGCACCCATACTGTAAACGAAGCCATTGCAACTCGTCAGAACACCATGGTAGAACAGAAGCCAGCCCTGCGGAGTTTCAATCGGTATAGGGCCTGCACCTATTTTCGTGTCCTGCCAGCCTGCGGTCGTGCCCATTACGAAACGATGTCTGCCCCAATGAATCATATTTGGGCTTTGGCTGTAAAAAATATCGCCGAAAGGAGTATGGCCGTTGTCGCTGGGACGAGAAAGCATCGCGTATTCACCGTTTATTTTACGCGGGAATAATACACCGTTGCGGTTAAAAGGCAGGAACGCATTTTCCAACTGATAAAAATCAACGAAATCTTTAGTATACGCAATACCTATCGTAGGACCATGATAGCCGTTGCACCATGTAACGTAGTAGCGGTCCTCAATCCAGCAAACCCGTGGGTCATAGCCGAATTCCCAATTCCCAAGATTTTTATCGTCACATTTAAATTTGATTCTTTCCGGTTCAATATGCCATTTGATTCCGTCATCGCTTGTGCCGGCGTGAATCTGCATATTTCTGGCTTTATCATCGCAGCGGAATACGCCTGCAAATCCCTGGCCGAAACGCACAACAGCGCTATTGAATATGCTGTTCGATGTAGGCAGCAAATTACGAGGAATTATAGGATTATGCTGTGAACGCCATACGATATCAGAACAGCCGACAGGACGTTCCTCCCATGGTATTGTTTTTATCACAGCTTCTTTCTTTTTCTTTAAAATGCCGTTAATAGTATTTGCAAGCCCATCAGTCATAGTTACCTCTCTCAAACGGAACAAGAACGTAAATAATCAAGTAATTCATCAAGTTCACAGGTGGCCAGACAGACATATTTGTCCGCGCCGCCATAATACACAAATAATTTGCCGTCAATTACGACATTTCCGCAGGGGAAAACCACACCATTATAAAGACCTTGTGTTTCGTAAGGTCCTTCAGGCTCAAGCAGCCAGTCAGGACTGCGATGGAGAATTTTGAGCGGGTTTTCCAAATCCAGCAGCATTGCCCCGACGCGATAAAATTTATCTTCGCCGACTGCGTGGTATAAAACAAGCCAGCCATATTCGGTTTTTATCGGCGGAGTGGAGCCCCCGATTTTCTGTTCCCATTTATATTTGCCTTTCGCCAGCAGTTTGATATTTTTCCAGTCGAGCAAATCATCTGAGAATGCCAGCCACATCGCAGGATAATCGGTACCGTAACCGTTTCCGCACCACTCCATCGGCCGATGAAGGGTTACATATTTGCCTTTGATTTTTTCCGGGAAAATTATTACATCGCGGTCATCGAAAGCAGGATTTGTAAGCATACCGGCATAGGTAAACTGTTTTAAATCCGGCGAAACGAGCAATCCCGTGCCTGATAGATTCTCTCGCTGAAATCTCGGATAACCTTCGTCAAGCACCGGCGGATTGTAATTTCGCTTATTACCGGCAATCCAGTATTTCCCCGGTGCGAAAGGTCGAAACGCAAAAGTTATATAATAAAGGCTGCCCATCTTCATTATTCGAGGGTCCTCAATACAGCCGACATCGACATCCCGCACAGGCGATACAAATGGCTCGCTGTCATCGCGAACAAAATCATAACCGTTTTTGCTTGTTGCAAGGCCGAGATGAACATAATGTTTATCATCATCGCCGGCAGCACGATAAATCAGTTTCACTTCGCCGCTGTCAATGTCATGCCAGGCTGCCGGATTGGTAGTAGCCAGACTTTCCCATTCGTTAGTCGGATTTGGCGCAAGTATCGGATTGTTTTTATACCTTGTCAGTTTCATTTTATTTCTTCTTTCCGGAAAATATTACCGCCTGTCCTTCAAGTAATTTCAATTTTAACGTATCGCCGGTTTTTACAAATAAATCATATTGTCCGTCTATATTAAAATCGGCATTTCTGGAGAAACCGAACTCCGTCATTTTAAGCGTTACTTCGACATCTTTTGTCGCCATTATTTTCAATTTATCCTCAGCCCAGACAAGCATAACATTAACCGGCGATGAGCTTTGAAATTTCAAACATTTGGAATCATATTTGCTGTTTCCCACGAATAAAGCGCCTTTATCGGTAAAAACATAACCGGTTTTCATCGACGTATCGGCGTGAATGATATCCAGCTTCCCATCGCCGGGACTATGCGTATCTATATATTCTCTGAAAAATTTCATTGCGTAAGCTATAGGCTTTGGATGGCCCTGCGCGGTTCCGTCATAATAATATATTCCAAACCGGGATTCATAAATCCGCCTGTCCGGCGATATCCAGGGAGCATTGTATTTCATGTTCGCAACCGGCCATTCCGATAGCATCCAGAGGTACGCGCCTGAATAATCGTTTGCAAAGGCGTAGAGATATACAGCCATTTCGGCAATGCTCTCGGCATCCTGTCCAAGATAATTCCCGTCCGGCATCTTTATACCGCCGGAAAAACCGAATTCGCCAAGGGTAATGGGCTTGTTCGGCCAAAGTTCTCTCAGACGGTCAAATGTCGTGACACTCTTTTCGATATCCTGGTAAGAATATGGCTTTTGATATATATGATGCGATGTAAAATCCAGCAGACCGTTGGCAGGCAACGCGGCAAGAGATGTATTGTAGCCGACGGCAACAAAATGATTGTTATCATATTTATTTATGGCTTCTTTTTGAAAACCAATCCAGTCGGCAAAGGTTTTGTCAACGGCACAGATAAACGACGCATAATCAGGTTCTATAGGCAGGCTGCCCTTGATGCCGTAGAGGCAGGAATAATCATCTGGAGGATTGAATTTTTCTATATATCGTTTGACCATTGAATGGGTCGCGTAAAGATTTTTCGCATCTCTTCGGCCAATCCAGCTTCCGATTTCCGGCCAGCCGTCTTTTCCTCTGGCAGTATAATCCACCCATTTCTTGTCGAAGTAATCCGGTGAGTATCTTTCATACGTCTTGTGTTTTAATATCTCGGACGGCTTACCATTAATACTTGTAGAACCGACCATCGTAATATAAGGCTCGTTCATCAGGTCGTAACCAAGTACGATAGTTTCATCGCCGGCGATTTTTGCTGTGTTCTCAAATACCCTTATGTGCTGTTTGTCGGTCGCCAGAGGATGTTCTCTGGGTTGAAGCAGCAGATATATCTGGTATTTTCTCGCAAGTTCTATCAGGGTTTTAAATCTGTCTGGATAAAGTTCTATGCGAAACTGCCATATTCTGAATGTGTTTATGCCGGTCTCTTTGGCCTTTTTAAAATCCTCTTCCAGCCGCTGCAGGTTAAAGTAATCTTCGCCGAATTCGCATTTTCTTTCAAATGGGCCGATATAATTGCAGCCGAGCGCGAAAAATTTCCTGCCGTCGGGCCTGATGAAATGTTTTCCGTCTTCGCTTAGCCTGATAAAATTGTCGGGCTGGGGCGAAACAATTTCAAGCCTGCTTTTTTTGTTTATGCGGTCTTCCTGTGCAAATTTACCGGCAAGGTCTTTCTCCTTAATTTTGTTAAGAAGTTCGACGGTTAAATTTACAAATTCTTTACTTTTATAAAAATCCGGGGAATCAATTCCGAATAAAAGCCAATTGCTGTTTTTAAATTCGCCCGCATAATTAACGAGAAGTCCACAGGCGAAACCTATATTTCTCGAATATTTGTCTTCGACGCTTAACAAAGGAATATATCTCGACACCTCTGGATATTCGAAGGCTATAGCGGAAAGACCACTATAACTGCCGGTAAGTTTCAATCCCGATTCAATTATACTCTGTCCGTCATATATGGTTATACTGGGAGCATTTTCGAACCGATAAATATCACGGTCTTCAAAAATCGGCAGGCCGAAAAAATCCGCAGTCCCGCCGAGCAGTACCATATCCGAACCTCTTTTGAGAAACTTCAATAAATTGTTTCGCCCGGCGGCAGGAAAACCATTAACATCGGCAATCACAATACAATCATATTTGCTCAGGCCTCCGCTTTTGCAGACAGTTTCGCAGCCGATGGATTCGGCAGTAAAACCATTATCAGCAAGGGAAAATGCCAGATATTCAGTGCCGCCGAATATACCGACAGAATAACTGCCCATCGCAGCCGATGAGAGCGTTATCAAAATTAAACTGACAATTTTAAAATACATTTTCTAAGCCGCCTTGTGCTGATTTGCCAAATGTTCTTCTGTAATTTTTATATCTTCCTCGGACGGGAGATTTTTGTACCAGAAAATGTAAACGAAAATCATACTAAAAACAAAAAGTCCAAGAGTGATATAAAACGCATTATATTGCCTGATAATCAACTGCATAGGAATTAAAAACAGCGTAACAAGAGCGGTCATTACAAACGGCACTGCAAGCAAATCGTTGCGATGTTCCCTTTGCATCTTGATTCTTATATCCTCCGGCAGGATATGCAAAAGTGGTTTCCAGAATCCGAACGGCCTTGTAGTTTTGTAAAAATTCTCGAGTACGACTCTATCGGTCGGCTTGGTAAGATATGTTCCGACAATCGAACATACTGCCGTAAATAATGTCAGACTTACAAACTGCCACTGCTCCGGCAAATCCGGCCAGAAAAATCTCTGAACTACGGCGCTTATGGCACCGGCCATAGTTCCGATGGCAAAGCCGCCGCCGTTGAAACGCCACCAGTACATTTTCAGCAGAGAAGGCACCGAAAGGCCTGAAACCAGGCCCATCGTAATCCATCCCCATATATCGTTGATGCTCCTTACGGTATAAGCCATCGCAAAACCGCAGGCTACTAAAGCAACCGTAAAAAGATATGTCGCCCACATCAGTTCCCTGTTGACAGCATCGGGACGCAAATATCTTTGATATATATCTTTTGTAAAAAACGATGCCGCTTTGTTTATCGTTACATCGAAGGTTGACATTTCAGCGGCAAGCAGCGTTACAAGAATAAGCCCTGTAAAACCGGTCGGAATAGCGTAAATCAAAACCGCAGGCATTATCCTCTCGGCATTTACCGTTCCTTCGAAGCTTAAAAAGTGCAGCTTATCTGCCCAGTTCTGCCCCAATAGTTCCGTCAGTCTGGCGATAAAATCAGGCGGATAAGCCGCGGGATTATTCATTATTTTCGCCAATGAATCCGCCCATTGCGCACTTGTTACATTTCCAAGCTGACTTTTTATAAGTATCGCGGCCTGATGGAGAACTTCCTGATTGGGAAACATTCCCTGGATAATAAATATTCCTAAAATTGCATAACTAATCATCATCGGCCAGCGAAATGTGCTTAGCGATATCCACAGGCAGGCTACTTTGCCGCACTCACGCTCGTTTTTGGCGGCAAAATAATGCGGGTCATCACCAGTACCGAAACCCATTATTATATTTCTAAGCAGCAGAAAAATAGTGAACATAAACAGCGATTCATACGCTTCATAGCCTTTTGGCATTTCTGCAAGCCGCTGAGGAAAAGACGACAGCCACTGTGAACAGCCGGTAACAGTCTGGGCAAGGCCGCCTAAATCACCGCCGTTATCGGCGATTTTGACTATAGCCAGAATCGTTACAAAAGCCATACCAATCAGTATAAGTCCGCACTGAAGCAAATCGCTGAACACAACACCATAAAAACCGGAAGCGACCGTGTAAAGAGTCGTAACTCCAATCATAATCAAAGCGCACTGAAACGGCGAAAGCGGAATAAACATCGAAAAGAACAGGCCGACGCCTTTTATCATATACACGAGCATTCCGAGCGTAAAGACCATCAGGGCGATTACTTTGGCAATGCGTGCGAAATTTGCTCCGAAACAATTGCCGAATCTGAAAGCCATCCACTCGGCGCCTGTCATACAGCCGGAACGTCTGTGCCATTTACCCGTCCATATCATAGTAAAAACCAGGCCTAACGGAACACCGCCGCGAAACTCGATAAACAGACTGCGGGGCCCAAGCAGATAGAGCAGCGAAACGATAAGCATCGTACCTGCAATATCTATCGACCAGCCCATACCGCCGACACCAAGTATCCACCAGGGCAGTTTTCTGCCGGCAAGGAAATAGTCGTCAAGACTCGTCGAGGCCCTTCTGCTCAGATAAAGCCCAAGCGCTATCAGAGAAAGAAAGTACGTTGCGATAATAATATAATCCGTTATTCCTAAATATTTCACAACAAGCCTCCGGCTGAACCATAGTTTTTATATGTAACCATATTATCTTTGGGGTTAAAAGGTCTGCAAGAACTAAAATCTTTACAGTTGTAATAACTTAAAAAATACAGATGGCGCCTATATTACCAGACGCCATCTGTTTATTTCGGTCAAAAATTATTTACGTCTTCTCATTAGAAGTCCGCCAAGGCCAAGTAATACCATTGTTGCTGGTT
Proteins encoded in this window:
- a CDS encoding glycosidase, yielding MKLTRYKNNPILAPNPTNEWESLATTNPAAWHDIDSGEVKLIYRAAGDDDKHYVHLGLATSKNGYDFVRDDSEPFVSPVRDVDVGCIEDPRIMKMGSLYYITFAFRPFAPGKYWIAGNKRNYNPPVLDEGYPRFQRENLSGTGLLVSPDLKQFTYAGMLTNPAFDDRDVIIFPEKIKGKYVTLHRPMEWCGNGYGTDYPAMWLAFSDDLLDWKNIKLLAKGKYKWEQKIGGSTPPIKTEYGWLVLYHAVGEDKFYRVGAMLLDLENPLKILHRSPDWLLEPEGPYETQGLYNGVVFPCGNVVIDGKLFVYYGGADKYVCLATCELDELLDYLRSCSV
- a CDS encoding glycoside hydrolase family 130 protein gives rise to the protein MTDGLANTINGILKKKKEAVIKTIPWEERPVGCSDIVWRSQHNPIIPRNLLPTSNSIFNSAVVRFGQGFAGVFRCDDKARNMQIHAGTSDDGIKWHIEPERIKFKCDDKNLGNWEFGYDPRVCWIEDRYYVTWCNGYHGPTIGIAYTKDFVDFYQLENAFLPFNRNGVLFPRKINGEYAMLSRPSDNGHTPFGDIFYSQSPNMIHWGRHRFVMGTTAGWQDTKIGAGPIPIETPQGWLLFYHGVLTSCNGFVYSMGAALLDLDQPWKVIYRTSSYLLSPQENYECVGDVPNVVFPCASLYDKPTGRIAIYYGGADTVTCLAFCKLDEVLEHIKADNCIK
- a CDS encoding sodium:solute symporter, which produces MKYLGITDYIIIATYFLSLIALGLYLSRRASTSLDDYFLAGRKLPWWILGVGGMGWSIDIAGTMLIVSLLYLLGPRSLFIEFRGGVPLGLVFTMIWTGKWHRRSGCMTGAEWMAFRFGNCFGANFARIAKVIALMVFTLGMLVYMIKGVGLFFSMFIPLSPFQCALIMIGVTTLYTVASGFYGVVFSDLLQCGLILIGMAFVTILAIVKIADNGGDLGGLAQTVTGCSQWLSSFPQRLAEMPKGYEAYESLFMFTIFLLLRNIIMGFGTGDDPHYFAAKNERECGKVACLWISLSTFRWPMMISYAILGIFIIQGMFPNQEVLHQAAILIKSQLGNVTSAQWADSLAKIMNNPAAYPPDFIARLTELLGQNWADKLHFLSFEGTVNAERIMPAVLIYAIPTGFTGLILVTLLAAEMSTFDVTINKAASFFTKDIYQRYLRPDAVNRELMWATYLFTVALVACGFAMAYTVRSINDIWGWITMGLVSGLSVPSLLKMYWWRFNGGGFAIGTMAGAISAVVQRFFWPDLPEQWQFVSLTLFTAVCSIVGTYLTKPTDRVVLENFYKTTRPFGFWKPLLHILPEDIRIKMQREHRNDLLAVPFVMTALVTLFLIPMQLIIRQYNAFYITLGLFVFSMIFVYIFWYKNLPSEEDIKITEEHLANQHKAA
- a CDS encoding PEP-CTERM sorting domain-containing protein, giving the protein MKTNYRNIRVTLLAITVAVSQVWGVNYTAIDLTPGGYYGSLAYGISGTQQVGYGPSLNALLWNGSADSFIDLTPSGFTYSIAYGICGTQQVGAGKDWGIGKTWHALLWAGSAASCVDLHPDGLFDESFAYRTNGTQQVGYGGVEPSSYANLKHALLWSGTAASCVDLHPSGFNSSVARDISGTQQVGYGDDHALLWNGSAESVVDLNPSGFNSSQAYGISGTQQVGSGDGHALLWNGSAESFIDLNPSSFYGSVAYGTNGIQQVGSGGDDDTFFSSNANGRALLWNGSAEDYVDLSEFLPTGFTNSVAYAIDSSGNIIGNALDDGGNYHAILWVVPEPATLLLLGLGGLVFRKSR